Proteins encoded together in one Candidatus Zixiibacteriota bacterium window:
- a CDS encoding PKD domain-containing protein, with translation MSRTLAFLIIAAIMISIIWSCSKDNKVTNNNTIPVECADSVAPTYGTAPLEVHFDASASGGNGTYTYERYFHSGSGKFEIDDTIYTYLQKGIYYATLRVKSGNAECNDTTRIEVYGYSCSCSADKVSGDSPLLVHFTGSVTDPGAHTFIWDFGNNKDSSLEQNPSYTITVPGTYWVECTSINSALDTCRNYIKIEVGCNEDLSLDCEIDVLSDTSGPAPLTAVFEAPVSGGCPPYSYAWNFGDNNTGTGQHVTHRYDATGPMTVQLTVNDVNNKICQSSTLIRVDNFSCAISVPTKIRAGVPAVFTGIVSNGTAPYSYSWDYGNGSIGSGQTDTTVFNEPGLYHISMTATDAHSGICVSYQDIIVTCSPLRVTARADSSGFLRDTISSTIPARVSLISSPDGGCPPFAYDWDFGDGSQHSSGVNTTHEYCQQGIWKAILHITDTSGNSARDTVTIVTSTPPGNTIYLNQNINFDPGSFTYTDVDLSCPGTSNCSVTSPSDGQVVIDLHPGYQEKATTVVDNGIEFTITRSCGGDSTASATVKILYGYYIDLNNHSQYTGDTISASVKIIIEDITEQVPIVSANLGSSTISRYGSTQLYSYQQRYYTRADTLVRQVPLEHNHAYRAYLEVAGSANNAGMDDIYLTGQIDTQNKVAAKLYQIQFIFEH, from the coding sequence ATGTCCCGAACTTTGGCATTTTTGATAATCGCGGCAATCATGATCTCCATCATCTGGTCGTGCAGCAAGGATAACAAGGTAACAAACAATAATACCATTCCGGTGGAGTGCGCAGATAGTGTTGCGCCCACCTATGGGACTGCCCCCTTGGAGGTTCATTTTGACGCCAGCGCCTCAGGGGGTAACGGGACTTACACATATGAACGATATTTTCATAGCGGTAGCGGTAAGTTCGAGATAGATGATACTATATACACTTATCTTCAAAAAGGCATTTATTATGCGACTTTGCGCGTCAAGAGCGGGAATGCAGAATGCAATGACACCACCCGGATAGAGGTATATGGATATTCCTGCAGCTGCAGTGCCGACAAGGTCTCAGGGGATTCGCCGCTTCTGGTCCACTTCACCGGCAGTGTTACAGATCCGGGTGCACACACCTTCATTTGGGATTTTGGGAATAACAAGGACTCCTCTTTGGAACAGAATCCGTCATATACTATTACCGTTCCTGGAACATATTGGGTGGAATGCACCTCAATCAATAGTGCACTCGATACTTGCCGGAATTATATCAAAATCGAGGTTGGCTGCAACGAGGATCTTTCTCTTGATTGTGAGATTGATGTCTTATCAGACACCTCGGGCCCGGCTCCATTGACAGCTGTATTTGAAGCTCCCGTTTCGGGCGGGTGTCCTCCTTATAGCTATGCCTGGAATTTTGGTGATAATAATACCGGCACCGGTCAGCATGTTACCCATCGCTATGATGCGACGGGACCGATGACGGTTCAATTGACGGTTAACGATGTTAATAATAAGATATGTCAGTCTTCGACATTGATACGGGTAGATAATTTTTCCTGTGCGATATCGGTTCCGACCAAGATACGCGCCGGTGTCCCGGCGGTATTCACGGGGATAGTTTCGAATGGCACGGCGCCGTATAGTTATTCATGGGATTACGGGAATGGCTCGATTGGTAGCGGGCAGACCGACACGACCGTATTTAATGAGCCGGGTCTTTATCATATCAGTATGACCGCAACCGATGCCCATTCCGGTATCTGTGTTAGTTATCAGGATATAATAGTGACCTGCTCGCCGTTGAGAGTCACGGCCCGGGCGGATTCCTCAGGTTTTCTGCGTGATACTATATCATCAACCATCCCTGCCAGGGTTTCGCTTATATCCAGCCCCGATGGCGGATGTCCGCCCTTTGCATATGATTGGGATTTCGGTGACGGCAGTCAGCATTCTTCCGGAGTAAATACAACCCATGAATATTGCCAGCAGGGTATCTGGAAGGCGATTTTGCATATCACCGATACTTCCGGCAATTCGGCCAGGGACACCGTAACTATTGTCACCAGCACACCTCCAGGGAATACCATCTATTTGAATCAAAATATCAATTTTGACCCCGGAAGTTTTACATATACTGATGTTGATTTATCTTGTCCGGGGACCTCCAACTGCTCGGTTACTTCACCATCCGACGGTCAGGTTGTAATCGATCTGCATCCTGGCTACCAGGAAAAAGCAACGACCGTTGTTGATAATGGAATTGAATTTACTATCACTCGCAGCTGCGGTGGTGATTCCACTGCTTCAGCCACTGTTAAGATATTGTATGGGTACTATATTGACCTCAATAACCATAGTCAGTACACGGGAGACACAATTAGCGCATCCGTGAAAATTATCATCGAGGATATCACCGAGCAAGTCCCTATTGTATCAGCTAATTTGGGATCTTCAACGATTTCTAGATATGGAAGTACTCAATTATATTCATATCAGCAGCGTTATTATACGAGAGCGGATACCCTAGTCCGCCAGGTTCCTTTGGAACATAATCATGCCTACCGAGCCTATCTTGAAGTAGCCGGAAGTGCTAATAATGCCGGCATGGATGATATATATCTGACTGGTCAAATCGATACGCAAAATAAAGTTGCTGCCAAACTCTATCAGATACAGTTTATTTTTGAGCATTAG